DNA from Dehalococcoidales bacterium:
GCTACCTTACCAGGCGACTGGTCGATGTTTCCCATGATGTCATCACCCTTGATGAAGACTGCGGCACTACCGATGGTATCTGGATATCGGAGAGTGATAAATCAGAAATGCTGCCTCCTCTGATCGACCGGATAAATGGCCGTCTGGCAGCCAGTAAAGTAGTCCATCCGGAGACCGGAGAACTCATCGTGGACCGGAATGAAGAAATCGATGAAGTGAAGGCGAAAGAGATTATTGCTGCCGGGATTACGCCGGTCCAGATACGGTCCCCTCTGTCATGCCTGGCGCGGCAGGGCGTCTGTCAGCGTTGCTACGGCCGGGACCTTGGACGGGGTCGCAGGGTAGACCTCAACACGGCGGTAGGAATCATTGCTGCCCAGAGCATCGGAGAGCCGGGCACACAATTGACCCTGCGCACCTTCCATACCGGCGGGGTTGTCGGGCTTGATATCACCACTGGTCTGCCCAGAGTGGAAGAGCTCTTCGAAGCAAGAACGCCGAAAACCCAGGCTATCATTTCAGAGATAAACGGTATCGCCCAGGTGATTCGCAGTGACGAAAGTCAATCTATCAAAGTGATAAGCTCCGAACTCTTCCGTGCCGAGCATCAGCTACCGCCGGGATATAAGATAAAGGTGAAAAAGGGGAAATGGGTGGATATCGGGGACATTTTGGCCATCCCACCCGCCGGGAAGAAAAGACCAGCCGATAAGGAGACGACGGCATCCACCGAACTGGTTTCTGATGTGGAGCCAGTTGTGGCACGCGTTTCCGGAGAGGTCGTCATTGAGGACGGGCACCTTTCCGTTGCCTACAGGGAGATAGAAGAACGCGAGTACCGTGTCCCGGCTGCGATTCGCATTCGTGTCCAGAACGAAGATGTAGTGAGTGCGGGACAGCAGCTCACCGAAGGCTCTGTCAATCCTCAGGACATACTGCATGTTCTCGGGCGGGAAGCCGTGCAGAAGTATCTGGTTGAAGAGGTACAGAAGGTCTACCGCTCCCAGGGCGTAACAATCAACGATAAGCACATTGAAGTTATCGTCCGACAGATGCTGTCCAAGGTCCGCATCGATTCCTCAGGTGACACCGACCTCGTGCCCGGGGAGGTGATGAACCGGTTCCAGTTCGAAGATGTCAATGCCAAGATCGTGGCCGAGGGTGGCGACCCGGCGATAGCCCGTACCCTGCTGTTGGGCGTAACCAGAGCAGCCCTGAGCACCAACAGCTGGCTGGCTGCTGCCTCCTTCCAGGAGACTACCAAGGTGCTGACCGAAGCGGCTGTCAAGAGGTCTACAGACCGGCTTATCGGACTGAAGGAGAACGTGATAATCGGCCGGTTGATACCCGCACGCTACACACCTATCGCGCCCCTCGAAGAAGAACCGGCTTTGGTTGCCGCCGAAGATGAAGGTGTGGTAGCCATGCTCACGGAGGGAGAGTGAGACGGTTAACCTCTTCACGACCACCCATCGCAGCGGCATGGTGTGCCGCAACAGCATGCCCTTTGGAATAGAAGTGCCCCCCTCTGGGGCTTGGGCTTCATGAAAGGTAGTGACACCGGGGACCTTGTCAGCCTTCGATATGGGAGTCTGTGCACCACAGTTGCATATGGTCACGGTGGTGCGTTCAGTTCTATCGGATTCGTTGAACCCAGTCGTGACCTGGTGGTAGTCATTATCACCAACGGTTTCACTCAGAACATAGACAATAACCACTGGACTACTGTGTAGTTTTAACGATAACGGCATACAAATAAGGCCTGGTCTACAAGCAAGGGACTGTATATTACCGGTAGGGCACATTCTAAACTTTTAGGATGCCGAAGATTGAACAAAATGCAATTTTGTTACGTTTACTTCGCCTTCATCACAGCACTTCCACTAATGCTTTAGCACAAAGCAACATACAAGGGGACGATACCTGGAACCGCCTGGCTTTGATGGAACCAGATTCCCGTTGGCAGGGTATTTTCAATAACCTTCCCTTGGTT
Protein-coding regions in this window:
- a CDS encoding serine hydrolase — translated: MPQQHALWNRSAPLWGLGFMKGSDTGDLVSLRYGSLCTTVAYGHGGAFSSIGFVEPSRDLVVVIITNGFTQNIDNNHWTTV